tctctgCGGTATGTTGAGTGCGACTTTGTGACGATgcagcaggaaaaaaaattaaaaaaaaaaaataaaataagaaaagtaGCAAAAGACACAACTGACAAATATAATACATAATAATATCAGCGATAAAACAtcatcatttaaaaaagaaaaaaaaaaaacttatacATAGAAAAACAGGTGAACGATGCTTTAGATGCCCCGTTTTGTCTGTGCAAAATTTAAATAGTCAGTTAAAGTTAAACATCTCGGCCGGTTGTACAAtccacaaaacaaaatcaacacaTTTGGCTTTCTCCTCGTAGTTGTGTGCGTTACGTGATTTGTCTCTTCTAAACGCGCCAACAGTTCGTTAGCGTCGACGAAGGGATGATGAATTTGCGTCGTCACATGATATTATGAGCTAGGGTAGATGGCACTGAGATCACATCCGACGGAGACGAAACGGCGCTCCGGCTCGTCGTCGACGGAGTCTGCGTTGCGCTCCGGGCTCCACCCAATTGGCCCATCGGCGTCGTTGAATTGGACGAGGACGAATGGGCCGATGTGGCGGCGGCGCTGCTGAGCCGGTGCGACGCCGATTCACGTTTGACCCGCTGCTTCAGATGAACTTTGGCGTGCCGCTTCTTCTCGTCGGATCGGGCGAATTTCCTACCGCACTGGTCGCAGGCGAATGGCTTCTCGCCCGTGTGCGTGCGGATGTGAGTCGTCAAGTGGTCGGAGCGCGAGAAGCCTCGCATGCAGATGCGGCACTGGAACGGCTTCTGGCCCGTGTGGATGCGGATGTGGCGCGTCAGTTCGTCTGAGCGCGAAAACCGGCGGTCGCACGAGTCTACCGGACAAGCGTACGGTCGCTCGTGAACGGGCGTCTTACTGGGACGGACCGGATAGCGACGCGCTTTGACCGGCACCAGCCGGATCGGTCCGCCGCCTCCTCCGCTCGCGCCCTGTTGCTGGTAGACTTGCGACAGGATCTCGTGCCCTTTGCTCGTCGACGGTGTGTAGTCCGCCAGCCGGACCTGTCCAGCGGATCCGCCTCCAGCCGTACTGGATGCCGAACTGCCAGAATAATTGCCGCCAGTGTCGCTGCTGCCGCCCGGATAAGCTCCTCCGGCGCTGATTGTCGTCAGCGGTTCCTGTTTGGGAATGAGCGGCTGGGCCGCCGACACGCCGTAGTCATTGCCGACGGACGGCGGCGGAGGCGAAAAGCCAGACCATTGATATTTGGGCGGAGGCTGATGTTGCGGCGATGGATTGGAAGGGGCTGATGCATACGACTCGTCTCCCGCCGTCTGCTGGAACGAGTTCGAATGTTTGCTCATCTCAATCGACTGGCTGTCATAGTTGACTTGCTGGACCAGCTGCGCCATCTCCTGGACGCCGTGCTGCGACGAGTCAAAgtgatgatggtgatgatgctgttgctgttggtgTTGGTGATGGTGCTGGTGCGAACTGGACGATTTGTCCGCCGTCTGTTGTTCCGGCTGGTGCGGACCGTTgccgaagaagaagatcggATTCAGGAGGGAAGGTTTCGAGTCGGGTCCGGATCCCGCGGCGGCCGAGGCTGCGGCAGTGTTCAGGATCCAGTTGATGGAAGCCAATCCCGTATTGGGAGAGAGAATGTCCGGCGTGCTGGGCATAGGGCCGGGTAAGGACAAAAGGTGGCCAGCTGAATGTCCGTGACTTCCTCCCGACGCGGCCGGGCTGCCGCTCGCCGTCGAGCTGAACACGCCGCGGTAGCTCATCAGTCTACTTTGCTGGGCAGACACCTGAGCGTGCGGATGAATTCCGTCCGTCGGGTACATCTCTATCGATgcctcgtcgtcgtcgtcgtcgatcGCTTCTTCCGCCCTCCTTCGAGGACTGTGACTATCGCTAACGCCTTCCGGCCTGACTGGACTGTCGATGGCCACGTCCAGATCCTCTTCGACTGGAATTATTCCGGCCGGGCTGCCAGCCACGCTCGCCGGGTTGCTGCTGCACGTCGAACTCGACGAGCTGCTGCTGGAACTGCTACTACTGCTCGAACTCGAGTTGCTCGAGCTTCCGTTCGTCAAACTGCTGCTACTTCTGCTTCCGCAATTCGATCCGATTTCAACTTGTTGCAGCTCAGCCGCCGTTGGTTCGTCCAGACCCAAATCCGAATCAAGTCCCGTCCCTGTTTTAAACACGCcaagaaaattaaaaacgaTCGTTAATTCAGATACAATTAATCGCAAATGAGAAATGATTCAATCAGACCGGAGtgcgttaaaaaaaacaataaaagaacaGCGCCAAAGATTTTAACCTTGAACGacagcgaaaaaaaaaggaacaacaGCGGatgaatcattttttttttgttcttcttctgttgCAACTgtttgtttatcttttttgGCAGGAACTATAGCGATCGATTCACTTCCGGTCcactattttttgttttcctaccCCGAGACAGAGACAGTGGTACATatagtaagaaaaaaaaaaatagaataaaagtACAGAAGAggaaacatgaaaaaaaaaaaaaaaagaaaaatatatatatataaaaaggaGAAGGAGAATTCCGCTTTGTATTGATCGGATAGCCTGTACGACATATAAAGCGCGCGCGCCGGGCAAAGAGCCCAGCAGCAGTCGCCGAGCGGTTTCGTTATTTGGTTCCGGAGCAACCGAAGCGGcagggggtgggggggggggagcgCCAACGGTTGACGGCGGCGGCAGTACCGTCACACACACGCATAGACATCGAACAATAAATCAATATAACGCGAATCGATCGACTATCTCTtgtcgttttcattttttcttctttcgacCGAAAACttgcaacatttttttttttcccttttccacaGCCGCCCCCGCCGCCACACAAAGCGCACGTCGAAATTACAGCGAATGGCGATCGCGCGTTAATCCGATAGGaattcaaaaaacaaatcgagtaatttttttttgcaagaaaaaaaaaagggaaagggatCGGGAAATGGCTTTTGACGATCACGCAGAGTTGCCATGGAAAATAAGCTTCCTCGTAGGAACAAACTAGCAGATCgttgaaaacgaaaataaacaaatgaaaaagaaaaacaaaacaaaacaaaacaaaaaaaacctcgGGAAACCTGTTGTCTTGCGGGAATAAATACCACACCGGGCGACAAGCTCAATATAGCGCTCTCCCACCCCTGCCTCTCTGTTTCTGCTCTCCTCCTCTTCTCCCGCATGTCGAGAAATGAGAGGATGGATGTTGCGGTCGGGCACTGCTATAGTGGCCCGTGCTGCTTAACAACTCGCAGGCAACCAATAGCCGAACGGCTGAAATGACGTCAAGTAGATAAAACAGACAATGACATCACGCACAACCCAAAGATAGGATAGAGGCCCCTGCGTAAcacactctctctctctctccttgtccgccctgttttttttttttttttgtgtttttgaaaTTCTCATTCTCTCCTCCCTGCTCCACCTTTCCTAAGAAGCGGCTTCTGAAGCTCGGGACCGTCCCGCCGTGGCCAAGTATGTCCATAAGTTCTACAAGGTCCAGTGCAGATTAGAAATCACGCGCTAGATAAAGACAGGAACAACACGTTCCGATTTAGCGCAggtccacacacacacacacacacgcacacgcacacaataataaataataatatggtaataataagaaaacgaCAGATGACGTGAGCTGGAGGAGAATAATCAAAACAGGGATGACATCACACGTGAAAATATTTGCGTGTTTGTCTGTGTTTGTCTGTGTTGACcgtgtctctctctctatctctttTTATACACAATCATtctttagaaaagaaaacaaaaaaacagaccGGCCAAGAAGTTATCTGGCGAGCGGGTGTTTCGCGCACATTTTCACTTGAAAAAATGAGAGACGATAAGACGGCAACGTCTCTGAAAAGAGAATCGCCTGAGGCACGGGGGTTTACCTGGTGACGTCACAACGATGACGTCCACGTTTGAAACGTTCCAGACCATAACAAATGAGACAAAACGTAGCCCCAGTCAGTACGACTAGCGGTGGCTTCATCCGATGAAACATATCGAACGTCCTTTATCTATATTCGTCTTACCGCTGAAAACGGAAGGAAGCGTCGGCAGGACGACGGACGGTCCGAAAAAGATGGGCAAATCCATAAAGCTGGAAATGCCGGGCGTGTTGAGGCTGTCGTTGACGTTGTTGGCCTCCGTCCTCCGTTCCATGGCGACGACGTTGACCGAATCGTCGGGCATTTCGCCTTTGAATGTGTCGAAATTGAGCAGGTGATGGAACGCGTGAATGTTGGTCTCGGCGAACGACATCGTTTCCAATCCGTCCATAATCATGGCTGATTCCGTCAAGGGGTCGCTCGGCTGGACAATCGAATTTTGGCTGCCGCTGGGTAGTCGTTCTGCCCCTGCAACTAGTCCGCTAGACGCGTGAGGAGTCTCGGGACCAGTCCGTGCCGGTGGGGCTCCTCCGCCAACCGCCGAAGCACTGAGCGACTGGTCACTAGCCGATGGCCGGTCAATGATTGACAATTCCGGCCAATCGAAACAACACGTGCACTACCGAATGTCGTCAGAACGGATCATGGAGCGCGTGTCTACGTGTCTGTGTCGAATTTTTTGTGATGCCGGTAGGTGCGcgcgtgttttgttttgaattttcccttttttatttttcccgcCACCAAATATTTTCccgatttttctcttttctgagcgtgaaattattttctttttggttttgtttttgattctGGCGGCCGATGAGAAACAATAAAAGCACGTGCTGATGACGTTCCACAAGGTTTTGAAATGGGCAAAAGCACAGACGGATGTTCAACGTGGCCGGCTGAATGAATTGAAATTCGAATGATTCAATTCAAACAGAAATTCCTTTGCGGCCGTAGTCGTCGTCGATTGAATGGGGCTGAAGTGAAGCAAtcgaagacggagggagaaaacaaccaaaaaacaaaactccccaaaaaaacaaaacaaaacaagccgCACGTGAATGTCGGAAGAAGTCTGGCGGGAGACTGACGACGAAAGCCGTCCACTCACGTCTCTATGAATGAACGAAACCGGAAAGAGGTAAGCTCCGCCCTCCCGATGGCGACCGGGACTCGCACGGCGCAGCACCGGGGTGACGTCACCTATTCGCTGCATTCCGTGACGTCACGTCATTCACGCTATAGGCTACaaagtacacacacacacacacacacacacacacacagagaaagagcTTATCTTCTATACAGAATGggactctttcttttttatttgtcgtgtgttttccGAGAAAAAGTCCGCGCCGGCGCTTTCATATTCGCCTACCTCCCAACCCTCCTCCTCCCAACACcaccttttatttattatttaatttttttatttaatttttttatttttttcaaattctcgTCTTGCAGATGAGGGTGCACACCGGCACGCGAGAATGTCTGCCACCGCCGCGCTGCAGTATAAAACATCTATGACCATATAAGGTCATTCGCACTTAAATAGAAACAATTTGAGTTTTACTACTACGCTGATGATTATATTTGCTGTAAATGGAAGAACAACTTGAAAGGCGTGACTAAGCCGATGACGACTTGTCTTTGCTGAAAATTAGGAAAAACGGTGACGCAAGAATTTAgcaaaccaattttttttttggttttcgcATTGCCATTTCTTTCCCAGATGGCGCCACGACCGTGACCACAAAACTCATCGACCAATCGGTGACGTGTTCATGTCTTTGAATTCCATGACGTCACTTgttacttattatttttttaattttttttttttcttccattcgAACCACAATCACCTCCCGGCTATTTGTCTGTGTTCAAATATCGGCGGATTAGACGGTGTGTATTCGAAGACGCCACTCGCTTGCTGCTCGTTCACCTGTCGCACGGTGCGGACCCTCCGTTCCTTTCCCTCCCTCCCTTCACCTGTTGAATAGCCGATCGAAAAACTCTTTTGAAACTTGATCTTTCATTTATCAGCCacttaaagaaaataaattttaaaaaacatttttttctttttgttttagaagTTTCTTTCTTGCAAAGTGcaaataaatattcttcgaTAGTTCATCCGTTAGTGTGAACGTGGGCCGATTCCGGCGTGACATTTCCCCCCCATCCCCCGATCCCATCAGTgcaaaacttttatttttttggcagCGATAGATTTGGCGTATGAATGAAATGTTTTCTTATAATTCTTCTTCCGGGAAATACgttcgctctctctctctctctctctcacgtTTTCCCTGATCAAAGCAGTTGCCCATGGTTACCCTTCTCTAAAAGGTTAAGGTGTTCCGGATGTGACGGATTATCGGTACAAAATTCTTTGGAAGACGCTCCTCCCAGTGCAAGCGGCTTTACGACCGGATCTTTTCGAATAAATAATACCTTTAGCGCACAGGTAAGATACAGATACCTAGATCCAATCATCTGAGACTTTTGTAAACGAAATCAGAAGATAATGGGGAAAGAAAACGGAACCACTTATCAACTCCCGCTCAAAGGTAAAActattttcgttttgttttttgtttgtttgtttcaatcTTTGATCCTACGTACTCAATTTGTTGGCTTTTTATCACCCGGCTTTTCTGCAATGGCATAACAGCTGAAATGAACGAGTTGTAAACTGGGGTGGAAAGGGCGTCTTGCCACTTCCGACCGGGCATTTTTTTCCATGTGCTCTATCTTTTCTGTCGTTTCTCACGCGCTTCAAATattaaggggaaaaaaaaaagagagagagagataagaAAAGTgaggaaggaaagaaaatgatatTTTATGAGCGGGAAACAATTAACGAAATGCCGCATAGCGCAGGTAGAGacgcaagaaaaagaaaacaagagtCTAAACAAATTGAACTGAATAAAATTGATTCCACGAAACCCCACCACCTCAGAAAGTTGCTCTGTTATGAGGTCCCGCAAGGGAAATGTCAACCGGAACCGGAAGCGGTGCGCCAGCGCCATCTAACGCAGCCGTGTGCAGACAAGAGAAACGGCACACGATCGGCAAAGTTGCGCTATGAGGGTCGGCCgttaaaacataaaaaaaaaaaaaaaaaaatgaattcggGATACCGAGAATTCAAATGACTCACGCTAGAGTTGTTCCCCTTTCCTTCAGGGCTTCTCCCGTCGTTTCCGATCTCATTGTCTGCGCATTCTAACCCATCATCTTCCAACAGCCTCCCCACACATCGATGACTAACAAGAGGAGCGAAACTATCttgaataaataaacaaaactctTTGTTGCAACTCTCTTTCGCCATTCtgttttaatttgattacGCAACTGGGCGATGAGTAAACGCCGACAGTGTCCCGCAGCATCGGCGCATAGCTTCATCACATCTGTGACGACCAAGTCATATTCTTATTCGCGATGGGTCGGCATTGCCGCTTAATTAAACGCGCTCCACGGAACGGCGATCCATCAGGGACAAGGACACACCCACAGAGGCATCCGAAGGAAAAGGAAGCAAACTGAAACAATCGAATAATTTGAAACGAACGTCGAGACAGTTCAGTAACTTTGGTGCGTGTCGAGAAAAGTGTTACATCAACAGCATAATTTGCCTAACGAATTTCTACAGGATTTATCTTATtatgaatttgtttttgtgcGTCCTTCAAGGTAGAAagaacgccatctagcggtcgacGTAATAACTAACTTCACATTTTTGAACTTGGTGCGAATTAGAGGGGCTAGTGCGATCACGTGCGATGCGATGCACCAAACGTGTTTCAAActacgtgaaaaaaaaaaaaaaggtgccaCTCCAAAAATAGCGGATGACGTCATGTCACGGgcttttttcgtttgtgtACACGAGGTGTAAcgataaagagaaaaaactgtaaataaaacaagaatggATGGCAATCGTCCAATGAGGCGTTGGTGACGTAATCGACAACCAATCGAATACCACTTTGAGGTAggagctgtaaaaaaaaaatctaatggGATACCCGTTTgcgggaaaaacaaaacaaaaatcccttctttttttttttttaccgaaaaaggggagaaaattCAACGACTACAGGAGGAGCCCAGAAGCGGGAAATCCAatattcaaaaacaaaattcaaaattctcTATTTTCCATCTTTACGCTCTGCTTTGTAtctcgccatttttttttttctttttttctttcttgcactGCGATGATGGAGGCCCGCGTGATCGTGAACTCTTAATGGCAAATTAGGGACACGGTCAGACGGATGATGAAaagttctctttcttttttttttcccctgctCGTGAGCGACTGTTTTAGAACTCACCGCGACTGGCAATACACAGACagacaggtaaaaaaaaaaggggggggggaacaaaaaagaaaaaggtggtGGTGCTGCCTTGATGGAAGATCTCGCCTAATAAGGTATACACCATACCTCCTCCGTCTGCGCTGTGCGCGTTCCCTTCCGAGTCATTTCAAGAAGAGGGAGGTGAcgtcattttatttttgttttgttgttgttgtttttgttgtttcttaaATCTTCTTCTTACGGGACGCCTAAGAGGAGGAACAGCACAACCGCAAATTCTGCCCCCCCCCCATAATCCACCCAAGAAAACGGCAGTTATGTTTACGCCCAACTCGCGCCCAAGAAATcctctctctattttcttcggataaagaagaaataaataattccGGTGATATGTAAATCAAACACAACAAAGAGTCACACCCATCGATCACATCGTGCTGCAATGGCAGGTGCAATTTGAACGTGAATAAGAGAGAAgagacgaaataaaaaaaaaacaaaacaaggagaaTGGATACACGCTATAAAAAGATGTCGGCTCTTTCTCTCTATTCctcgagaagaagaagaattaaaaaataaaaaataaaataaaaaaaggaaaacaagttTTTGGCTCctcattccccccccccttctctttCTCTATCTCTCACACTGCCCCGGCTAATAAaataagacaaaaacaaaaatttattccTCCATAAGGttcacatttgattttttttttttgggcgcGGACGGCGCGGATAGATCAcgacgtgaaaaaaaaaaaactaattttgagtatttcatttttgtgtaaaccgtggcttttttttttcacgtccGCCCGAacatatacatttttttttttatcttgttgtttttctttgcctttGCTTTTTGCCATCATTATATGCAAATTAAACCTGCCGAGAATCTGACAAGCGCGCGCTTTCCTCtctttcatcatcatcatcacatcTTTccgagcttcttcttcttcctttcctTCACCAAAAAagacagaaaacaaaagaacaaaaaaacaaaaaaaaattgaatgtcGGAGGCTCCAGCTTTTTTCTCTTGGGCTGTGCTGTTTTGATTCAACAGTCACATCACACATAGACAGacggacacacacacaagttcTTCGACTGATGACTTTGAAATGATGTGACGTCATTTCTCTGGGcatacacacagacacacagagagagaatGTGATGATCAACCAAGATCCGGGTTATATGTACTGTGCGTATCTGCGTGCCATACTGTTACCCAGTCTCGAtgtctgtctgtgtgtgtatgtgtgtgtggtgCCTAATTAAATATCGATTGGGGTTGAAGCTCAATTCCTCctcattttcttgttgttgttcgacgGTTTCTTCGTTTTCGGATTCGTCCGTTTAGAATCCAAataagaagagaaagaagaagacgggaaaaaaaaccaaaaaacactGTGGAAAAATCTGCTGATTCGATTGAGGGATCGAGTACACAGCAGCCCGTTGAACTTTCCGAGGAAATGTCAGCGGCCGAAGTGGAGGAATTTCTAAACAATCTCTAGCAC
The DNA window shown above is from Daphnia magna isolate NIES linkage group LG9, ASM2063170v1.1, whole genome shotgun sequence and carries:
- the LOC116929982 gene encoding zinc finger protein ZIC 3, with protein sequence MIMDGLETMSFAETNIHAFHHLLNFDTFKGEMPDDSVNVVAMERRTEANNVNDSLNTPGISSFMDLPIFFGPSVVLPTLPSVFSGTGLDSDLGLDEPTAAELQQVEIGSNCGSRSSSSLTNGSSSNSSSSSSSSSSSSSSSSTCSSNPASVAGSPAGIIPVEEDLDVAIDSPVRPEGVSDSHSPRRRAEEAIDDDDDEASIEMYPTDGIHPHAQVSAQQSRLMSYRGVFSSTASGSPAASGGSHGHSAGHLLSLPGPMPSTPDILSPNTGLASINWILNTAAASAAAGSGPDSKPSLLNPIFFFGNGPHQPEQQTADKSSSSHQHHHQHQQQQHHHHHHFDSSQHGVQEMAQLVQQVNYDSQSIEMSKHSNSFQQTAGDESYASAPSNPSPQHQPPPKYQWSGFSPPPPSVGNDYGVSAAQPLIPKQEPLTTISAGGAYPGGSSDTGGNYSGSSASSTAGGGSAGQVRLADYTPSTSKGHEILSQVYQQQGASGGGGGPIRLVPVKARRYPVRPSKTPVHERPYACPVDSCDRRFSRSDELTRHIRIHTGQKPFQCRICMRGFSRSDHLTTHIRTHTGEKPFACDQCGRKFARSDEKKRHAKVHLKQRVKRESASHRLSSAAATSAHSSSSNSTTPMGQLGGARSATQTPSTTSRSAVSSPSDVISVPSTLAHNIM